CCCACGCCCCCGCACCGACCGATCCCTGCCTGTGAATAGCCAGCAAGAGCAAGCTCCTGCCCCCCAGCTCGATCTAGCTCTGAACAAGAACCTGCAAGCCCGTGGGCGCCGAAAGTCGAGCTCTGCGGTAGCGACGGGCTATCCTGGAAATACCCCCGACCACAAAGACCTAATCTCATCCTCGCAGGTGAATCGAGAGGCATCCCCGACTACTAGAGCCTGTCCTGTCAGGATAGTGGAGCTTCCTCGCCCCATTGGAGCTACGGCCGCACAGCAGAGCCCCGGAGGGGCGTAGGCATCTAGCCCGGGGCGCAAGCCCCGGGTGTGCAATCCGAAGAATTCCCAAGCCCCGGAGGGGCGACAGCAACTGCTAGGAAGCAACCTTCAGGATGTCGGAGCGTGGTTCGATCGGATAGGCAAGAAGCCCAGGATAGGGGAGTCTGCGGCGATTGTCGGCGCGCCGACAATGCCCACCAGGGCCTCACGCGGCCGCAGATCCGGAGAGACACTGGCTTGGGCTCAGCCTAGAACGCTTCTGGGCTACTTGTGGGCTACGGAAGGTGGCCGCCGACAAGGAGGAAAAGAGACTAAGTGCTCTAGAATCAGTAATTTGCGGAAATTGTCGGCGCGCCGACATTGCCCTGGCGGCGGTTTGTCGGCAGTATTCCGGCAGCTTGTGGGTCGATCGAGGATGAGGACGAAAGCCAGTCACCAGATCAGAGTCCAAAGAGCAAGATCCTGCGGTCAGTCGAAGCCGTAGAAGAAAAATTTTCAGGGCCGATCACGAGAACAAAGGGCTTTCCGAGCCTCGGGTCTCTTCCAAGCGTTCCGGCATCTTGACCCCCTCAGAAGAACTCTCATACACTCCCGACGAAGCATGAATATCACGATCGCAAATCAAAAAGGCGGCGTCGGCAAGACGACTACCGCCATCAATCTCTCCGCCGCACTCGCCGCCAAAGGCCTCAAGACGTTGCTTGTCGACGTCGATCCGCAGGGTAATAGCTCGATGTCTTTCATCGAAATGACCCCTGAGTTTGCCACCGTCTACGAAGCTCTCGTCGAGCCGAACGTCACCATCCGCGACATCATCGTTCCGTCCGACCGGATCGAGCATCTCTACGTCGCGCCGTCCCGGGTCAGCCTGGCAAAGATCGAAAGTACTTTGCTCGGCGAGCTCGACGGTCATTATCGGCTCAAAGATGCTCTCGAGCCCGTCCAGGACGAGTTCGACTTCGTCATCATCGACACCCCGCCAACCCTCGGCCTCATCACCATCAACGCCCTGGTGGCTGCCAGCCACGTTCTGATTCCCATCCAGTCCTCCTACTTCGCACTGGAGGGGACCGACGATCTGCTCGAGACCATCGACAAGATCAAGCAGCGCGCCAATCCCCAGCTGCAGATTCTCGGGGCCTTGATTACCCTCTACGACAAGCGCACCGTCCTGTCCCGGGACATCCACGAACAGATCTCCGAGGTCTTCGGCGACAAGCTTTTCGAGACGGTCATCTCCAAGAGCGTGCGCCTCGAAGAGAGTCCCGCTTACAAAGAGTCCATCTTTCACTTTGCGCCCAAATCCTCCGGCGCCTTCGAGTACTACAAGCTCTCCGAGGAGGTGTTAGGTCGTGTCTAAAGCCGCCGCTTCCAGCTCCGGGCGCCGAGGTCTTCCATCGACCCGGCGCATGCGCCACAGCAGCCATTTCGTCGAAGAGTTCGACGCCCGCGATGATGCCAGCGTCGGTCGCATGGTGCCTCTTTCCATCGTCGAGCCGGATCCCAACCAGCCTCGGAGCGCCATGGGCGACCTCAGCGAGCTGGTGCGCTCGGTGAAGGACAAGGGCGTGCTGGAGCCGATTCTGGTGCGCAGCATGCAAGGCGAAAAGGGAAGCAGCGGAGAAGTGCTGCGGATCATTTCCGGCGAGCGCCGGTACCGGGCAGCTCAGGAGGCTGGGCTGTCGAAGGTGCCGGTCATCGAGATGGAGGTCACGGAGCAGGAAGCTCTAGAGATTGCACTGATCGAGAATCTCCAGCGCAAGGATCTGACCCCGTTCGAGGAAGCGGAAGGCTACAAGGCGCTAGCGGATCAGCACGATTACACCCACGAGCAGATCGCGGAGGCGGTGAGCAAATCGCGAACGGTGGTAACGGAGAGCCTCTCTCTGCTGCAGATGCCACCCAAGGTTCGGGATATCGCTCAGGCGCTGAAGATCCACTCGAAGTCGGTGCTTCTGGAGGTGCTCAAGGCGGATTCGCCGGAAGAGATGCGCTTCCTTCTCGAGGCGGTGGACAAGCAGGGCCTGAGCCGCGACGATCTTCGCCGCCGATTCCGCAACGACCGCAAGGCGCCGGCTCGGCGGAAGAAGCCCTACGTGTTCAAGTTCCGCGCACCGGACAAGTCCTACAATCTGTCGCTGTCTTTTCGGCAGAGCGAGGTCGAGCCAAACGACTTGATCACCGCCCTCGAAGAGATCATCCAGCAGCTTCGCAGCGGGCAGAAGGTCCGCTAGCCTAGCAACCCGCCTTCCAAGCCGAACCCAGCCTTCTCAAATCGAACACAGCCGGTCGCCTCGTCCTGAGGTGATAGCGGACTGTGTTGATTTCCTTCCAGCCAATCCAGTCGCAGTAGCTTCACGCAGGCTTGAGGGTTCTGTCGCATGGCAGGGCCTTCGGCTTGTGATTTTTGGTGCAGCCGTGGCGTCACGGTCCGTCCACACGTGAGGTGAAGCCAGCTTCAGCGGCTGCTGGGCTGCCTCCCGAGCTCTTCATGCTCAAGGTCTGATAAGATATATTATGTAAACTTAGATGGGCGTAAACCTGTCCCATCCCGCAAGCCGCCCTCCCTCTCTCGCTCAGGCGGTTGCTCACAAAGCGACTCCACCCACGGTGGCAATCTCCCTGGCAGTCGCTAGACCACATTCGGTATGAGGAGACAGCGAGACCCGAGGATGGCCCCGGCCACCGCAGGGCTCGGCTGTCGACGCCCACGCACTACCCGGTCCCTGCTGAGCCAAGAAGAGCCAAGACAGCTCCCGAGCCCTTGTGGTGGGTTTCTGGTGGGCTTCTGACTCGTGCATCGACAAGGACCGCTCGATGCGGGGGCGTGGGCAGTCGGGTTCTGCGGTGGCCGAAGACGCCCATCCTCGAATCCCGCAGCCCACTCACACCTCCGGTGGTCTGTCCGACTCTGGGGAGGCCCCAACCATCAGTGGAACCAGGTATTGGAGAGACTTCGCTCCGAGAGGCTCTTCGAGCAGGAATCTCCAGCAGAAGCGATACCACCCGCGATCGCTCCTTCCCCATTGCTCCGCCTACCACCACCGGTATGAGGAGACAGCGAGACCCGAGGATGGCCCCCTGGCCACCGCAGGGCTCGCCTGTCGATGCCCACGTTCCACCGGTCCCTGCTCAACTAGAGAACGCGAGATGGGGCGCCGATTATCGTTGACGTTCTTCAGGTGAGTCTCCTGCACAAGCAGGGACCGTTCGATGCGGGGGCGTGGGCCGTCGGGTTCTGTGGTGGGCGAAGACGCCCGTCCTCGAATCCCGCAGCCCACTCAGACCAGCCGTGGCACTTGGACTGCTGGGGAGGAATCAGGTGGGGGTGGAGCCGCTAAAGGTGGCGGTCGGGGCTGGTAGGAAAAGGCGCAGGAGCGCTTTCACGAGGAGGACGAGGCGGGGGCGTAAGAGAGGCGGTAAGGGGAGGAAGTGAGGCGGTGGAGTATTCAGTCCCCCGCCACCCACTCCGCAGCGAGGTCTTCATCCTCCTCCAGCCGCAAGCGGAGAAGCTCCACTTCCCCACCGCCGCCCAAGGATCCTAGACCGGAGCTCAAGCGCTCATGGATCCAGAGGATCAGATTCTCGCTGGTCGGGATCTCGCCACCCGGCCCGAACTCCGGCACGGCGTGGTTCAGATGCTGATGGTCCAGCTGCGTGATCACCTCTTCTTGGACCAGGGCATCCAGAGCCGGCAGATCCACCATGAAGCCGGTAGCCCGGTCCACCGATCCCGCCACCGTCACATACAGCCGGTAATTGTGGCCGTGGCCCGGGAGGTTCGCACAGGCCCCGAAGCGGGCTCGGTTCTCCTCCTCGCTCCATTCCTCCCGACGGTATAGATGACTGGCACAGAAGCGGTATCGACGTTCCAGGCGGACGCGCATGGCTGGGGTCTCCTCGGGGTGGTGTGTCGGAACCTCCTTGGAAAGTCCGACTGCTTTTGAAGGGGCTCATCTTGATGGGGCTCATCTTGATGGGGCTCATCTTGATGGGGCTCATCTTGATGGGGCTCATCTTGATGGGGCTCATCCCCGGCGGGCATTGTATCCCTGGCTCTCGAGCCTCCCATCGGAAGATTCCCTGCAGAGGATCTCATCTCGAACTCCGCGGAGACCGAGGAGACGCGTATAATCGACCCTTCATGCGCCGTCTCGACCGCTACATCCTGTCCCAGATCCTGGGTCCCCTGGCGCTGGGCCTCCTCGTGTACACCTTCATCCTGCTGATGCAGTTCCTGTTCAGCTCGGCGGAGATGATCATCCAGCGCGGGTTGCCCGCGTCGGTGGTGGGGAAATTGCTGCTGCTCATCCTGCCCAGCAGCATCGTACTCACCATCCCCATGTCCCTGCTCTTCGCCATCCTGATCACCGTCGGGAGGCTCTCCGCCGACAGCGAGCTCATCGCCATGCGCTCCTGCGGCATCAGCCTGCTCAGCCTCTACCGCCCGATTCTCATTCTGTCCGGGGTGCTCTGCGCCCTCAACGTCTACCTCATGGTCTCCGTGCTTCCCCACGGCAACCATGCCCTGCAACAGCTCAACCTCCAGATCCTGACCCAGAGCGTCTCCCAGCAAGTCGAGCCGCGGGTGTTCCACGAGCAATGGGAAGGCAAGGTCCTCTACGTCTTCGAGATCCCGCCGGGACAGACGCGGTGGAAAGGGGTCATGGTGGCCCAGGCCTTGCCCGGGGAACAGCAGGAGATCGTCATCGCCGACTGGGGGGAGGTACGGGTCGATCCTACCGGCGAGCGGCTGGTGCTGCGCCTCGAGAACGCTGTCACCCACCGGGTCGACATGCGCAACCCCGACAGCTACAACATCAGCCAGCAGGAGGTGCTGGAGACCGTCCTCGAGGACCAATTCACCAGCCGCCGCAGAGCCAAGATCTCCGCCTCCAAGAGCATCCGGGAGATGGACCTGCAAGAGCTCCAGGAGCGCGTCGCGGACCCCGATGCCACCCCCGAGATGCGCAACCTCGCGCGGGTGCAGATTCACAAGAGCTTCGCCATTCCCGTCGCCTGCCTGGTCTTCGGCCTGCTCGCCCTGCCCCTGGGAATCAACAACCGTCGCGGTGGCAAGGCCTCCGGATTCGCCCTCTCCATCGCCGTCATCTTGGTCTACTGGATTCTTCTCAGCAACGGTGAGGAGGCGGCTCGCTACGGCAAGATGGATGCTTGGATCGCCATGTGGGCCCCCAACGTTCTGCTCGCCACCGCCGGTCTCTTTCTGCTCCTGCGGCGCAACAGCGACAAGAGCCTGATGCTCTCGCGGGTGGACCGTTGGATTCGCGAGGACCTCTGGGCCGGCCTCCAGCGGCTGGCCAACTGGCGCAAGAAACGCAAGCGGCTGCAAGCGGCGAAGAGGGCCGCGGCGACCTCGGCGGGAGACGGTGGCCGGAAGAAGTCGGTCGGTAAGCTCCTCGCCAACCAGCGCCGGAGCTCTATGGATGTCGGTGACGATAGCTCCGGTGAAGAGGACCCGGAGGACGACGAGGGGGGCCGCATCCTGCTCCGGCTCCCCCGCCTCCAGGTCACCATACCCAGCCTCCTCGATCGCTACGTCGCCCGCAGCTTCCTGATGGTCCTGGGGCTGGTGATGCTCTCCGGCATCATCCTCTACGTGGTGGCGGACCTGGGCGAGAATATTGACGACATCCTCAAGAACCAGGTGCCCCGCAGCCTGGTTTTCGCCTACTACAAATTCCTCTCGCTGCAGATCCTCTACGACATCGCCCCCATCGTGGTGTTGGTCACCACCCTGATCACCTTCAGCCTGCTCTCCCGGTCCAACGAGCTCACCGCCTTCAAGGCCCTCGGCGTCAGCCTCTTCCGGCTCGCCTTGCCGGCCATGGCCCTGGCACTGCTGGTGGTGCTGTTCAACATCTACCTGCAGTCCCAGGTCCTCCCCGCCTCCAACGAACGGGTGGCCCAGATCAAGGATCAGATCAAGGGCCGCCAATCCGCCCGCACCTACCGCCGGGCGGATCGCCAATGGCTCTTCGGCCAGGGGCGCTATGTCTACAACTACGTCCACTACGACAACCGGCGCCAATCCCTGGAGCGGCTCCAGGTTTTCGAATTTGACGAGGACTACCGGCTCTCCCGCCGTCTGCTGGCGGATCACGCGGTGTATAGCGAGGCGGGATGGATCTTCGAGGGAGGCTGGAAGAGATCATTCGATGGGCCCCTGGTGACGGCCTACGAGAGCTTCGAGGAGCCACGGCTGAGCGACTACCCGGAGACGCCGGAGTACTTCACCTCCGAGATCCGGCCGCCGGAGCAGATGCGCTACCAGGAGCTACGAAGCTACATTCAGGAGTTGGAGGATCGGGGGCAGTCCATCCCCGAGCTGCGGGTGGAGCTACACAACAAGATGGCCTACCCCGCCATCTCCTTGGTGATGGCGCTGGTGGCCCTGCCCTTCGCCTTCCGGCTGGGCAAGCAGGGAGCTCTCTACGGGGTCGGTCTGTCGGTGGTCTTGGGGATGATCTTCATGGCCATCTACGTCTTCTTCAGCACCCTCGGTGCCGCCGGGGCCATCCCTCCCCTACTGGCGGTTTGGGCTCCCAACCTGGTCTTCGCGGTCTTCGCCCTTTATCTTTTCCTGGGCGTGCGGACCTAGTCCCGCGGGGAGACTTGGAAGCGAAGGCTAGGAATGGAAGGCTAGGAAGCGCCGAGCTCCGAGGTGTCGTCGGAGTCCTTCTCCGGCGGGGCGCAATAGCCACTGCGCACCATCTGCTTGAGCAACCCAGCCATGCAGCGGCTGGTGATCTTGCTGACGCTGGACGGTTGGTAGCCGAGCTCCTCGGCCACTTCCGCCGGCTTGTAGCCCAGGGAGTAACGGAGGCGAAGAATTTCCTGGCAGCGTTTCGGCAGCCGCGCGATGAGGGTGCTCAGGTCCTGGACGAGCTCGAAGCGGGTCTGCGCCGGGCGGTCGTTGACGGCGAGCCAGTTGAGCAGCACCGAGTCGACGGTCTCGTAGAGACGGCGGCGGCGGTCTCGCCAGTAGACCAGGCATTTGTTGCGCACCGTGCCCACCAGCCAGGCCTCCGGATCGCGCACGGTCTCCCACTGGTAGACCAAGGCGAGCATCGCTTGTTGCACGACGTCCTCGGCATCCTCCATGGGGATGCGGAATTGAGCCAAGACTCCCCGCAGCCGCGGTTGAATCTCGACGAGAAAAGCGCTCAGATCCCGATCGTTGGCCATGTCTTGATTGCTGGCCAAGTCCTGATCCCTATCCACGGCTTTCGATTTCTCCACCATAGCGCGCTCCCCGGATAGGACCCACCGCGTCAGCTCAGTGCTCCACTGGATCGCCGGGCACGTTCAGCCGGCAAGAGATCCATCCGGGAGCCCCTGGCCCCTGCCCAATTCTCAAGCTGGATGAGGTCGGCAGCGGGTCATCTCGTTCAACAGGCATGAATTCTTCTATTTTATCACCTAGGCGCAGCTACGTCTACAGCCATCCTTCGATGGGTACTCCGATGAGACGGCTGGGCTGAGCCCTGGGTGAAGAGGCGGTTGGGCCTGCTGGCCTACTGGGGAGGGTCGAGGTCGTCGAGCACACCGGACTCCATCAGGCGCTTGCCGAGGGCGGCGAGGCAACGCTGGGAGACCTCTCCGGCGACCGTATCGTCCAGCGGGTCGGGGCCGAGGGCGCCGTCGAGGCCGTAGCGGCGGCGAAGCAGCGATCGGCAGGGCGCCGGGAGGGAGTCCACCACCCGGGCGAGCTGGCGGCGCAGGCGCTCGCGGCGCTTGGAGTCCCCGCCGGTCTCCAGGACCGACTGGCGCAGCTCCGCGTCCAGATTGCTGTAGAGCACCCGCCGGCGACGGCGCCAGTAGGCCAAGCATTGCTGCTTGAGCGTCCGGAGGACCCAAACCTCCGGCTCCGACACCCGGTCGCGCTGGAAAATCAGGGTCAGGAAGACATCCCGCAACAGATCCTCCGCATCGTCCGGAGGGATGTTGTAGCGGGCCAACACGCGACCCAGCCGGGGGCGGGCGCGGTCTAGCAACGCTTCGAGGGAGTCCTGCTCTTCCGGCTGTTTCACAGTCGTACTTGTCTCCGCAAAGATCCCCGATACGTTATCACGACGTTGTATTTTGCCGGCACTTCCACCGATTCGGCGGTGCACCGAGGCAGGAGGAATCGTTGGGGGAGCGTCTAGGACTCGT
This genomic stretch from Acidobacteriota bacterium harbors:
- a CDS encoding ParA family protein, whose protein sequence is MNITIANQKGGVGKTTTAINLSAALAAKGLKTLLVDVDPQGNSSMSFIEMTPEFATVYEALVEPNVTIRDIIVPSDRIEHLYVAPSRVSLAKIESTLLGELDGHYRLKDALEPVQDEFDFVIIDTPPTLGLITINALVAASHVLIPIQSSYFALEGTDDLLETIDKIKQRANPQLQILGALITLYDKRTVLSRDIHEQISEVFGDKLFETVISKSVRLEESPAYKESIFHFAPKSSGAFEYYKLSEEVLGRV
- a CDS encoding ParB/RepB/Spo0J family partition protein, with translation MSKAAASSSGRRGLPSTRRMRHSSHFVEEFDARDDASVGRMVPLSIVEPDPNQPRSAMGDLSELVRSVKDKGVLEPILVRSMQGEKGSSGEVLRIISGERRYRAAQEAGLSKVPVIEMEVTEQEALEIALIENLQRKDLTPFEEAEGYKALADQHDYTHEQIAEAVSKSRTVVTESLSLLQMPPKVRDIAQALKIHSKSVLLEVLKADSPEEMRFLLEAVDKQGLSRDDLRRRFRNDRKAPARRKKPYVFKFRAPDKSYNLSLSFRQSEVEPNDLITALEEIIQQLRSGQKVR
- a CDS encoding 6-carboxytetrahydropterin synthase, whose product is MRVRLERRYRFCASHLYRREEWSEEENRARFGACANLPGHGHNYRLYVTVAGSVDRATGFMVDLPALDALVQEEVITQLDHQHLNHAVPEFGPGGEIPTSENLILWIHERLSSGLGSLGGGGEVELLRLRLEEDEDLAAEWVAGD
- a CDS encoding pentapeptide repeat-containing protein translates to MAGVSSGWCVGTSLESPTAFEGAHLDGAHLDGAHLDGAHLDGAHLDGAHPRRALYPWLSSLPSEDSLQRISSRTPRRPRRRV
- a CDS encoding LptF/LptG family permease, whose protein sequence is MRRLDRYILSQILGPLALGLLVYTFILLMQFLFSSAEMIIQRGLPASVVGKLLLLILPSSIVLTIPMSLLFAILITVGRLSADSELIAMRSCGISLLSLYRPILILSGVLCALNVYLMVSVLPHGNHALQQLNLQILTQSVSQQVEPRVFHEQWEGKVLYVFEIPPGQTRWKGVMVAQALPGEQQEIVIADWGEVRVDPTGERLVLRLENAVTHRVDMRNPDSYNISQQEVLETVLEDQFTSRRRAKISASKSIREMDLQELQERVADPDATPEMRNLARVQIHKSFAIPVACLVFGLLALPLGINNRRGGKASGFALSIAVILVYWILLSNGEEAARYGKMDAWIAMWAPNVLLATAGLFLLLRRNSDKSLMLSRVDRWIREDLWAGLQRLANWRKKRKRLQAAKRAAATSAGDGGRKKSVGKLLANQRRSSMDVGDDSSGEEDPEDDEGGRILLRLPRLQVTIPSLLDRYVARSFLMVLGLVMLSGIILYVVADLGENIDDILKNQVPRSLVFAYYKFLSLQILYDIAPIVVLVTTLITFSLLSRSNELTAFKALGVSLFRLALPAMALALLVVLFNIYLQSQVLPASNERVAQIKDQIKGRQSARTYRRADRQWLFGQGRYVYNYVHYDNRRQSLERLQVFEFDEDYRLSRRLLADHAVYSEAGWIFEGGWKRSFDGPLVTAYESFEEPRLSDYPETPEYFTSEIRPPEQMRYQELRSYIQELEDRGQSIPELRVELHNKMAYPAISLVMALVALPFAFRLGKQGALYGVGLSVVLGMIFMAIYVFFSTLGAAGAIPPLLAVWAPNLVFAVFALYLFLGVRT
- a CDS encoding sigma-70 family RNA polymerase sigma factor; this translates as MASNQDMANDRDLSAFLVEIQPRLRGVLAQFRIPMEDAEDVVQQAMLALVYQWETVRDPEAWLVGTVRNKCLVYWRDRRRRLYETVDSVLLNWLAVNDRPAQTRFELVQDLSTLIARLPKRCQEILRLRYSLGYKPAEVAEELGYQPSSVSKITSRCMAGLLKQMVRSGYCAPPEKDSDDTSELGAS
- a CDS encoding sigma-70 family RNA polymerase sigma factor, coding for MKQPEEQDSLEALLDRARPRLGRVLARYNIPPDDAEDLLRDVFLTLIFQRDRVSEPEVWVLRTLKQQCLAYWRRRRRVLYSNLDAELRQSVLETGGDSKRRERLRRQLARVVDSLPAPCRSLLRRRYGLDGALGPDPLDDTVAGEVSQRCLAALGKRLMESGVLDDLDPPQ